The window CTTCGTTCTTGCGCGAGAAGTTGCGCTGTGCGTTTTCCAAGAGGCTGGAAAGGAGCGTCGTGCGCACGAGCGGATATTCGTCCGTCAGCGGATTCATGATGGGCACGGCGCGGCGCAGGGCGCTCGCCTGCGGCACCTGCATCTTGTCGAACATGCTCGGATGCGTGAAGCTGAAAGACACTGTTTCCGTCATGCCGAGTCCTGTGAGAATCTCCTTGATGCGGCCGATGAATGCGAGCCGCTCGCTCTGGCGTCCCTGCACGGCTTCGCCGCGCGGGCGCGTCGCGGCAATCTTGTCGTAGCCGTGGATGCGCGCGACTTCTTCAGAGATGTCCTCCATCAAGGTCACATCGCTGCGCCACGAGGGCACGCATGCGATGTACGAGCTGCTCTCCTCGCGCACGGCGAAGCCGAGTTTTTCGAGGATGCGCTTCATCTCCGCACCTTCGATCTCAGTGCCGAGACGCGCATTGACTGCCTGTGCCGTGAACGTGACTTCCACTGGCTCTTTCGGCGCGGGATATACGTCGACGACGCCCGAGGCAACCGTGCAGGCGCCCATCTGCTGCAGGAGCTGCGCTGCACGATCGAGCGCACGCACCGTATGCGCGACGTCGACGCCGCGCTCGAAGCGCCCCGACGCCTCGGAGCGAAGGCCGAGGGCGCGACTCGTGCGGCGGATGCTCGCACCGTTGAACGCGGCGGCCTCTAGGACGACAGTCTGCGTCGCGTCGGTGACTTCCGATTCCAGACCGCCCATGACACCGGCAAGACCCGCGGCCTTTTCCGCATCGGCAATGACGAGTTCCGTTCCCTTGGCGCGGCGTGAGGAATCGTCGAGCGTATGAAGCTCCTCGCCTTTTGCCGCAAGCCGCGCCGTGAGCTTCTTCCCCGCGATCTGCGCCCAATCGTAGGCGTGCATGGGCTGGCCGAATTCCAACATGACGAAGTTCGTGACGTCGACGACATTGTTGATGGCGCGGATGCCTGCATCTTCCAGCCGCTTCGCCATCCATGCGGGCGACGGCGCGATCTTGACGTTCTGCAGGACGCGCGCGGAAAAGCGACTGCAAAGCTCGGGCGCCGCTATGCCGATCTCGATGAGGTCAGAAGCCTTGACGGAGGCGTCTTCTTCGACGCGAATCTCAGGGAACTTCGCCTCGCCTCCCGTGAGCACGGCGGCTTCGCGCACAAGCCCCAAGACACTGAAGCAGTCGCCGCGGTTCGCCGTAAGCTCGAATTCCAGGACGACGCCGTCGAGTCCCAACACCTTGCTCGCCGGAATCCCTACGGGCGTATCGGGCGGCAGGATGTAGATGCCGTCCTTTTGCTCCTCTGTCAGATTCGATTCATCGAGCTTCAGCTCGCCGGCGGAGCAAAGCATGCCGTTCGACACGATGCCGCGCAGTTTGCCCTTCGCAATCTTCAAGCCGTTTGGCAGATGTGCGCCGACGAGCGCAACGGGAACGATATCGCCTTCATGCACGTTGTCCGCGCCCGTCTGAATCGTGACGAGTTCCTTTTGCCCGACATTCATCTGGCAGACGAGAAGATGGTCGGAGTCGGGGTT of the Selenomonas sputigena genome contains:
- the pheT gene encoding phenylalanine--tRNA ligase subunit beta encodes the protein MQVSIEWLHDYIDFKETAEELADKYTMAGVPVENVVRADSGLDKVVTGRIEKLEPNPDSDHLLVCQMNVGQKELVTIQTGADNVHEGDIVPVALVGAHLPNGLKIAKGKLRGIVSNGMLCSAGELKLDESNLTEEQKDGIYILPPDTPVGIPASKVLGLDGVVLEFELTANRGDCFSVLGLVREAAVLTGGEAKFPEIRVEEDASVKASDLIEIGIAAPELCSRFSARVLQNVKIAPSPAWMAKRLEDAGIRAINNVVDVTNFVMLEFGQPMHAYDWAQIAGKKLTARLAAKGEELHTLDDSSRRAKGTELVIADAEKAAGLAGVMGGLESEVTDATQTVVLEAAAFNGASIRRTSRALGLRSEASGRFERGVDVAHTVRALDRAAQLLQQMGACTVASGVVDVYPAPKEPVEVTFTAQAVNARLGTEIEGAEMKRILEKLGFAVREESSSYIACVPSWRSDVTLMEDISEEVARIHGYDKIAATRPRGEAVQGRQSERLAFIGRIKEILTGLGMTETVSFSFTHPSMFDKMQVPQASALRRAVPIMNPLTDEYPLVRTTLLSSLLENAQRNFSRKNEDLRLFEVAPIFVPKELPVTEQPEEIMKLAGLLAGRRHPIGWNQDNEAVDFYDVKGVVEELLARLSIANYTVESGEHFALHPGKTAFFKKGREVIAVLGEVHPTVLKALGIHKKAYIFEMDVETLLKYRAKNFRYEPLPRFPAISRDLALLVDERTDAAQLARTIEKSAGKFFKELHLFDVYTGEQVAEGKKSMAFSVDFQSADKTLKDEEADEAVAKILAALQKECGAELRA